One Paenibacillus sp. FSL H7-0737 DNA segment encodes these proteins:
- the purF gene encoding amidophosphoribosyltransferase, whose product MSYEIKTGKEQETPILWTGDFYNEGTGSGDIFDTLKEECGVFGVFGHPEAASMSYYGLHALQHRGEESAGICVADGRDFNYHRGMGLVKEVFDKDKIASLVGDMSIGHVRYSTSGDSRLTNAQPLVFKYRDGDLAIATNGNIVNEPLIRKQLEQSGSIFQTTSDTEVLAHLIARSSKDFVEAAKDALKQLVGGFAFLLMTNDKLIVASDSHGLRPLVMGRIGDAYIFASESCALEVIGAQLVRDIEPGELLVLDKNGLLEDRFTEPKRKALCAMEYIYFSRPDSDMNGANLHTARKRMGSRMALEAFVDADLVTGVPDSSISAAIGFAEQTGIPYELGLIKNKYTGRTFIQPSQELREQGVKMKLSAVRSVVDGKRVVMIDDSIVRGTTSRRIVNLLREAGAAEVHVRITSPPFKNPCFYGIDTPDRRDLIASYKSIAEMCEEINADSLAFLSPEGLITSIGGHNKDDYKGGLCLSCFDNDYPTQVDFDGAEKDGCSC is encoded by the coding sequence ATGTCTTATGAAATAAAGACCGGGAAAGAGCAGGAGACTCCTATCCTGTGGACTGGTGACTTTTACAATGAAGGAACGGGCTCGGGAGATATTTTTGACACATTAAAAGAAGAATGCGGCGTTTTCGGGGTCTTCGGACACCCGGAAGCGGCGTCCATGTCTTATTACGGCTTGCACGCCTTACAGCACCGTGGGGAAGAAAGTGCGGGCATCTGCGTAGCAGATGGTCGTGATTTCAACTATCACCGCGGGATGGGGTTAGTAAAAGAAGTATTCGACAAGGACAAAATTGCCTCACTGGTTGGAGACATGTCCATCGGGCATGTACGTTATTCCACCAGCGGAGACAGCCGCTTAACCAATGCACAGCCGCTCGTATTCAAATATCGTGACGGTGATTTGGCGATTGCTACGAACGGTAACATAGTAAATGAACCGTTGATTCGTAAACAGCTTGAGCAAAGCGGATCAATCTTCCAAACCACAAGTGATACAGAAGTGCTGGCGCATCTGATTGCGCGTTCGTCTAAGGATTTTGTTGAAGCGGCTAAGGATGCGCTAAAACAACTGGTTGGCGGATTTGCTTTTCTGCTTATGACGAATGACAAATTAATTGTCGCTTCGGATTCCCATGGTTTGCGTCCGCTTGTAATGGGACGGATCGGCGACGCCTATATTTTTGCTTCCGAATCTTGCGCCTTAGAAGTTATCGGAGCACAGTTAGTACGCGATATCGAACCTGGCGAACTGCTCGTGCTTGATAAAAATGGCCTGTTAGAGGACCGTTTTACCGAGCCAAAACGTAAAGCGCTATGCGCGATGGAGTATATTTACTTCTCTCGCCCAGACAGTGATATGAATGGCGCTAACCTGCACACCGCCCGTAAGCGGATGGGTAGCCGAATGGCATTAGAAGCTTTCGTAGATGCTGACCTCGTAACTGGTGTACCGGATTCAAGTATCTCGGCAGCGATTGGATTTGCGGAGCAGACGGGCATTCCTTATGAGCTTGGGCTCATCAAGAATAAGTATACAGGCCGGACCTTCATCCAGCCGAGCCAAGAGCTGCGTGAGCAAGGTGTGAAAATGAAGCTAAGCGCCGTGCGCAGTGTGGTCGATGGCAAACGTGTTGTCATGATCGATGATTCCATCGTGCGTGGAACAACTTCACGGCGGATCGTCAATCTGCTCCGTGAAGCGGGAGCCGCAGAGGTTCACGTGCGGATTACATCGCCGCCCTTCAAGAATCCTTGCTTCTACGGCATTGATACCCCAGACCGCCGCGATCTCATCGCGTCGTACAAGTCCATTGCGGAAATGTGCGAAGAGATTAATGCCGATTCCTTGGCATTCTTGTCACCGGAGGGTTTAATCACTTCCATTGGTGGTCACAACAAAGATGATTACAAAGGCGGGCTATGCCTTTCCTGCTTCGATAATGATTACCCGACGCAGGTTGATTTTGACGGGGCGGAAAAAGATGGCTGCTCATGTTGA
- the purM gene encoding phosphoribosylformylglycinamidine cyclo-ligase → MSEAYKNAGVDIAAGNEAVERMKKHVKRTYRPEVMTDLGGFGALFGLNKDKYEEPVLVSGTDGVGTKLKIAFAADRHDTIGIDAVAMCVNDIVVQGAEPLFFLDYLACDKVVPEKIEAIVAGIAEGCHQAGCALIGGETAEMPGMYSAGEYDIAGFTVGVADKAKLVTGANIAAGDTVIGLASSGVHSNGFSLVRKLLLEEDGYGLNDVLPELGAPLVDVLLAPTKIYVKPLLALLEQLPVKGMAHITGGGFIENIPRVLPDGVDVEINYGSWPILPIFGLMQNKGNVSNRDMFTTFNMGIGLVLVVSSADGEHALELLKASGEEAFIIGKVTEGERKVTFTGAEV, encoded by the coding sequence GTGTCGGAAGCTTATAAAAACGCCGGAGTGGATATTGCGGCTGGTAACGAAGCGGTAGAACGCATGAAAAAGCACGTAAAACGTACTTACCGTCCAGAAGTAATGACGGATCTTGGTGGGTTCGGAGCGCTGTTTGGCCTCAATAAAGATAAATATGAAGAGCCAGTGCTCGTATCGGGAACTGATGGTGTAGGCACGAAGCTTAAGATCGCGTTCGCTGCGGATCGCCATGACACGATTGGGATCGACGCTGTAGCTATGTGCGTGAACGACATTGTAGTGCAAGGTGCGGAGCCGCTATTTTTCCTAGATTATCTGGCTTGCGACAAAGTCGTACCGGAGAAAATCGAAGCGATCGTAGCAGGAATCGCAGAGGGCTGTCACCAAGCAGGTTGTGCGCTGATTGGCGGCGAAACGGCTGAAATGCCGGGCATGTATTCAGCGGGTGAGTATGATATCGCTGGATTCACAGTTGGCGTTGCTGACAAAGCGAAGCTGGTAACAGGCGCTAACATCGCTGCTGGAGACACAGTGATTGGTTTAGCTTCTAGCGGCGTGCACAGCAACGGCTTCTCACTTGTGCGTAAGCTTTTGCTTGAGGAAGATGGCTATGGCCTGAATGATGTGCTTCCGGAGCTTGGAGCTCCGCTTGTGGATGTACTTCTTGCACCAACTAAGATTTATGTGAAGCCTTTGCTGGCGCTGCTGGAGCAGCTTCCGGTGAAAGGGATGGCACATATTACGGGTGGCGGATTCATCGAGAATATCCCGCGCGTATTGCCTGACGGTGTAGATGTGGAGATTAATTACGGATCGTGGCCGATTCTGCCGATCTTCGGATTGATGCAGAACAAAGGAAACGTAAGCAACCGTGATATGTTTACTACTTTTAATATGGGAATTGGACTTGTTCTGGTAGTAAGTAGCGCTGATGGAGAACATGCTCTTGAACTGCTCAAAGCGAGCGGAGAAGAGGCTTTTATCATTGGTAAAGTGACAGAAGGGGAACGCAAAGTAACCTTTACTGGAGCTGAAGTGTGA
- the purN gene encoding phosphoribosylglycinamide formyltransferase, whose product MQWSRIAVLASGQGSNFAALIDAQRAGLLGEGNIELLVSDKPEAPVAKRAEDAGIPTLLLRPKDFASRELYEAEIVAELQRREIGLVVLAGYMRLITPVLLTPYAGRIINIHPSLLPAFAGKDAIGQALDYGVKLTGVTVHFVDGGMDTGPVIAQRSVALQDNDTADSLAERIHKVEYELYPEVVGAFASGKVELSGRKTIIREK is encoded by the coding sequence ATGCAATGGAGTCGAATCGCTGTTTTGGCTTCTGGGCAAGGCAGTAATTTTGCTGCACTGATCGATGCACAGAGAGCAGGCTTGCTTGGTGAGGGCAATATTGAGTTGCTTGTATCCGACAAGCCAGAGGCACCTGTAGCTAAGCGAGCGGAGGATGCGGGCATTCCCACCCTCTTGCTGCGGCCAAAAGACTTCGCCAGCCGTGAACTCTACGAAGCAGAGATTGTAGCAGAGCTTCAGCGGCGGGAAATCGGGCTGGTTGTGCTGGCAGGATACATGCGTCTTATTACGCCAGTGCTTTTAACGCCGTATGCTGGACGAATTATTAACATTCATCCATCGCTGCTGCCTGCTTTTGCAGGAAAAGATGCAATCGGACAAGCGCTGGATTATGGCGTGAAGCTGACGGGTGTTACTGTGCATTTTGTCGATGGAGGTATGGATACCGGGCCTGTTATTGCTCAGCGCAGCGTAGCCCTGCAGGATAACGACACGGCGGATTCATTGGCAGAACGTATTCATAAGGTTGAGTATGAGCTGTATCCCGAAGTGGTTGGCGCTTTTGCCAGCGGGAAAGTG